GAACCACCTATGGCAAGGGCCAATATCGCCGAGCCATCTACAACGGCACTTTGGAGGTCAGCCAACCCCGCAGCAAGTATTTAGTGGATTTTGAGGAGATCGAAGCCTGGTTTCACACAGCCAAAGCACCTGTGCATGTGAGCATGACACAACGCTTGGAAGAATTACCTGTCAATGAATCCGGTGTGCTCATGAGCTGGATCTATCGCTATGAACTATCTAATAAGATTCCGGTACGAGGCTATGCAGCCTTGGATCTCAATCACCATCGCTTGATCATTGAGATCGAAGATGCGGATACCCAAATCCATGAATCGTGGAACTTGGCCGTACGAGCTTGCATTGCGCGAACACCTGGAAAACCCACTCCCACGCTGATCGCTACCAACGCTACTTTGTTAGATTCGCCTCAAAATCCGTCTACAAACGGTGCTTTTACCGGAGCGAATATGCGAGCACTAGAGGAGCTAGCGCACCGCGCACAACGCTGATTTGAAGCGTTGCTGCACAAACGCCCAAAATCGTCGTCTTTTCGCCACGAAAAACGGGGTTTTGGGCTAAATACTGATAGACAAATACAGGTTAAGAAAATGTAACTTTTCTTAACCTGCTTTGTAAGTCATTGATTCTTGGAAGGACTTTTTTGTCGGGCGATTTGGCTGTTACCCGCAAATTCCGGTCGACCTTTTGTTGATAAGAAAACATACTGTAAACACACTTTTTATTTATGAAAGGACTACCAAAATGGCACAAGCCAAAACCCTAACAACCCAAGAACTCGAGCAAGTATTTGCGTATGTGGATAAAAACCGATACGCAGAACGCAATCGCGCGATTTTGGCCATGAGCTTTTACGCGGGGCTGCGTGTGGCCGAAATCGCCAGCCTACGAATGGGCGATGTCTTAAACTCCGACGGCACAATCAAGAGTGAGATTCGCCTAAGTGCAGCGCAGACCAAAGGCAAACATCCGAGAACTGTATTTGTATCGCAGCGCTTACGGGCAGAACTAGAGCGCTACATTACTACTCGCCATGTCAAGAACGCTGATGTGCCCTTCTTCCATACCGAGAATCGCTTGGGATTTACCCCAAATGGTCTTTGTGTCTGGTTCTTCCAGCTGTACAAGAACGCGGGAATCAGTGGCGGGAGCAGCCATTCAGGAAGAAAATTTTTTATTACAACCTTGGCAAACAAGGGCATCGGTGTACGAATCTTAGCCAGCCTGGCGGGTCATAAGAATATCTCGGTTACTCAGAGATACATTGATGTCAACGATGAGCAGAAACGTAATGCGGTAGAGTTAATATAGACGTTCAAGACTATCAAGATTATAAGATTTTGCCCTCTCAATCAGGCTGGGCAATTCATTTACTATCTGATTTACATCTTGCGTCTTGTATGGTGTTATCTCCTGAATGATATTAAATAGATTCATAAAATAATCAGGCATCTGAAGATACTTACTATGAATGCCTGGGCCCTTTTTAGTATGCGGAAACGAACTTCTTGCCGCGGCTTCGGCTAGATTAATAGCCATAGTTAATTGGTTTTTTATTCCCGACCTAACGCTTTTAGCAGCCTCTGAATTTGAGTCATCTTTAATACCAGCTAAAGATGTCTTAAGAGTATTAGCCATTTTTGCAAGCTCAATAAGAGAAATTTCTGGGAATCGAATTCGTAATTCAAAGGTTCTATAACAATCTCTTAAGGCACCTTCCTTTAACTTTGACTGTTTAATGAAAAAATTTCCATGGGCGGTATTTTCTTGGGGATACACGTTATATCGATCCATTATTTCAATAAATTCCCTGATAAGAACATTTTTTGATTTATCCATAGTCACACCAAGAATTAAGGTATCTGGAAATGATGGGCTATCAATTACATGATCAAGGTAATTTTGAAACCTAATATTGAATAACTGGCGTTTGTTTTGGTCATATTTTTTGCCAAACTGGATTAGGGCTAACTCCTTAAACTTTATATCTTCTAATTTGTTGAATTGTAGTTGCCCAAAGGTAGCCCACCAGCGAACAAAATCAAAATGCCAAACATCATATAAGCCTTGATACGTCATGTTGACCAAATCATAGTCTGGCAAATAATCTTTGTAGTTATCTGGATTTTTTCCTCCTGATTTAATTTCTGCCTGACAGTCTCTTACATATCGATAACTTGCACTAATTTGTAAGAACCTAAAAAACCATTTATGGCGCCAGTCTGGTCTAACAGCAAAATTAAATTTCTGGCACACCTCATTCAACACTTTATCGTGTTGCTCAAACTCATCTGATATTAGTTTTTGATCATTCATAGTTAATTGAATTTTGATCAAAATTCTTTTGATCGACAAGAGGCCTTACCTCCAAGAAACTCCTTAAACGTAGCGCCCTCTTCAAATATTTGCCTATTTGAAGACAAAAAGTCGGGATTCCCGACAAAGCCTTTCCCAGGCAGCAGGCTAAGGAAAGTTTTAGTAATTCTGAATACAAGGAGGTCGTATGACCCAATTAGTAGTAGAAACAAGAGCGGTAGATCAATCCTCTACCACTGGCCTAGCAGACCGAGTAAGTCTCTATGGCCGCAAGGAAATCAGTGAGGTGATTGCCAACCTCATTGCTGAGCGTAAGCATTGGGAAACCAATGAATTTGCCAGTAGTAATAAGCGCAAGTATCAAATTCTGCAAAGCTGCTATGTGCTGTACAA
This DNA window, taken from Polynucleobacter sp. HIN5, encodes the following:
- a CDS encoding tyrosine-type recombinase/integrase, which gives rise to MAQAKTLTTQELEQVFAYVDKNRYAERNRAILAMSFYAGLRVAEIASLRMGDVLNSDGTIKSEIRLSAAQTKGKHPRTVFVSQRLRAELERYITTRHVKNADVPFFHTENRLGFTPNGLCVWFFQLYKNAGISGGSSHSGRKFFITTLANKGIGVRILASLAGHKNISVTQRYIDVNDEQKRNAVELI